TGGGTGTCACCGTTGGTCGCCAGAACTTCAAAGGTTTTTTCGCCGTCAACTTCGTCGATTTCGATAACGGAGATATCGAAAGTACCACCACCCAGGTCATAAACCGCGATAGTACGGTTGCCGACTTCTTTATCCAGACCGTAAGCCAGCGCAGCTGCGGTTGGTTCGTTGATGATACGTTTGACTTCCAGACCCGCGATACGACCGGCATCTTTAGTAGCCTGACGCTGAGCATCGTTGAAGTATGCAGGTACGGTGATAACCGCTTCAGTTACCGGTTCGCCCAGGTAATCTTCAGCCGTTTTCTTCATTTTTTTCAGCACTTCAGCAGAGATCTGCGGCGGTGCCATTTTCTGGCCCTTAACATCAATCCATGCATCACCGTTGTCAGCACCGATGATTTTGTACGGCATGATGGCTTCATCACGCTGTACTTCTTCGTCCTGGAAGCGGCGACCGATCAGGCGTTTAATCGCAAACAGGGTATTTTGCGGGTTTGTCACTGCCTGACGTTTAGCCGGCTGACCAACCAGAGTTTCACCATCCTGGGTATAGGCAATGATAGAAGGTGTGGTGCGATCGCCTTCGGCGTTCTCCAGCACACGTGCAGTAGTGCCATCCATAATCGCTACACAAGAGTTGGTAGTACCCAGGTCGATACCAATAATTTTACCCATCTAAACGTCTCCACTAAAATTTCATTCAACATGTGGTTGTGAACCTGTAATAAGGGCGAAACGTGCGGTTTCAACTGCCCAGACATCATTTTTTTCAGGTTCATTCACTGCGGTTGACTACAAGATGGGGTCACCCACCGCTTCATCAAGGGGGGACGACAAAAAAAATTTGCCTTCGCAGCCCTACGGGATGGGATGAACCGGGGTCAAAAGTCGAACATGGGGGTAAAAACACGCCAACACATAAATAATTAAAATGATTACGGATAATATATTCATGAAATTATTGACATAATCCGCAATAATTACCGACTAAAAGCAATAAAGCTCCGGTGATAAAGTATTTTCCAGGTGTAATAAATTAAATAATTGGAAAATTCTCATGAAATCACTCATTCATATATCAACGGGATTGCTTTTAAGCACTGCATTAGTGGCTTCAGTATCTGCTAACGATCATAAAATTTTAGGCGTAGTCGCCATGCCAAGAAATGAGACTAACGACCTGACTCTGAAGCTGCCTGTTTGTCGGGTAATCAAACGCATCCAGCTCACGACTGACCGAGGCGATGTCCAACTCTCCGGCGCAACGGTGTACTTTAAAGCCAGCAATAGCGCCAGCCAGAGCCTCAATGTACCGTCAACGATAAAGCAAGGTACAACCACTAACTGGATTAACATTAATAGCGATAACGATAATAAACGTTGCGTGAAGAAAATTGCTTTTTCCGGCCACACGATCAACTCCTCTGACATGGCCTCGCTAAAAATTATCGGCGATGATTAATATCACTGACTACGTATACAAGCCCCTATGAAAATTAATTATCTGGATGATGAAGATCTCTCTTTTCTCCATCAATGTAGTGAAGAACACCTGGCAACATTTACGCGTATTCTGACCCACAACGAGAATGGCAAGCCACGTCT
This Klebsiella sp. RHBSTW-00484 DNA region includes the following protein-coding sequences:
- a CDS encoding DUF2541 family protein, which translates into the protein MKSLIHISTGLLLSTALVASVSANDHKILGVVAMPRNETNDLTLKLPVCRVIKRIQLTTDRGDVQLSGATVYFKASNSASQSLNVPSTIKQGTTTNWININSDNDNKRCVKKIAFSGHTINSSDMASLKIIGDD